The following are encoded in a window of Microcaecilia unicolor chromosome 14, aMicUni1.1, whole genome shotgun sequence genomic DNA:
- the LOC115458115 gene encoding alpha-1B-glycoprotein-like isoform X2, which translates to MLPSTSTLVLVSLIGCLDLAVKAPPAPPSLSFVAGYVVYMTGEPATLRCGVSGTQSILGYQFYKDGAKVTEGHFTPSQGTYSIAGVNKGTAGPYSCAYWTLDAGVAVLSRESPAIVLYVIDHLPTPVLSLEPPSSTYIAGEPVTLFCVHPKADSVVEYRFYKDGAEAPREGGSPSDSTYRIRKATESMEGWYSCLYRSEARGRAIRSMESPRQFLSVTAQPPAPSIALNPEYPVYITGEPLTLSCASPGPAGVTGYRFYKDGREVTERSSVSQREYVISGVTNLTAGMYSCIYWIAERQRDIPALPSAPVTVVVIDPLHPPVFSLTPSNGCVEDGDNLTLPAQLHPLQKNRDVLHQGW; encoded by the exons ATGCTGCCTTCAACATCCACCCTGGTCTTAG TGTCCTTGATTGGGTGCCTTGATCTAGCAGTGAAAG CTCCCccagctcctccctccctctccttcgttGCCGGCTATGTCGTGTACATGACGGGGGAGCCAGCCACGCTGCGCTGCGGTGTTTCCGGGACACAGAGTATACTGGGCTACCAGTTCTACAAAGACGGAGCAAAGGTCACCGAAGGACATTTCACCCCTTCTCAGGGTACCTACTCCATTGCCGGTGTTAATAAGGGAACCGCAGGGCCTTACTCCTGCGCATACTGGACGTTGGATGCAGGGGTGGCTGTCTTATCCAGGGAGAGCCCTGCCATTGTCCTCTACGTGATAG aCCACCTTCCTACCCCTGTTCTTTCCCTTGAGCCGCCAAGCTCCACCTACATCGCTGGCGAACCCGTCACCCTGTTCTGCGTGCACCCTAAGGCGGACAGCGTCGTGGAGTACCGTTTCTACAAGGACGGGGCAGAGGCGCCGAGGGAAGGGGGCAGCCCCTCCGACTCCACGTACAGGATCAGAAAAGCCACAGAATCAATGGAAGGGTGGTACTCTTGTCTTTACAGGAGCGAGGCGCGGGGAAGGGCAATACGATCCATGGAGAGCCCCCGGCAGTTCCTCTCAGTCACAG CTCAGcctccagccccctccatcgCTCTAAACCCAGAGTACCCTGTCTACATCACAGGGGAGCCTTTGACTTTGAGCTGTGCATCGCCTGGCCCTGCCGGAGTCACTGGGTACAGGTTTTACAAGGATGGAAGAGAAGTGACGGAGAGGTCAAGCGTCTCTCAAAGGGAGTACGTCATCTCTGGGGTCACCAATCTGACTGCAGGAATGTATAGCTGCATTTACTGGATAGCCGAGAGACAGCGGGACATTCCTGCACTCCCGAGCGCTCCAGTGACAGTGGTTGTCATAG ATCCCCTGCACCCACCAGTGTTTTCCTTGACCCCATCTAATGGGTGCGTCGAAGATGGTGACAACCTAACCTTGCCTGCTCAGCTCCACCCACTTCAAAAAAATCGTGATGTTCTTCACCAGGGATGGTGA
- the LOC115458115 gene encoding Fc receptor-like protein 5 isoform X3, with protein MTGEPATLRCGVSGTQSILGYQFYKDGAKVTEGHFTPSQGTYSIAGVNKGTAGPYSCAYWTLDAGVAVLSRESPAIVLYVIDHLPTPVLSLEPPSSTYIAGEPVTLFCVHPKADSVVEYRFYKDGAEAPREGGSPSDSTYRIRKATESMEGWYSCLYRSEARGRAIRSMESPRQFLSVTAQPPAPSIALNPEYPVYITGEPLTLSCASPGPAGVTGYRFYKDGREVTERSSVSQREYVISGVTNLTAGMYSCIYWIAERQRDIPALPSAPVTVVVIDPLHPPVFSLTPSNGCVEDGDNLTLPAQLHPLQKNRDVLHQGW; from the exons ATGACGGGGGAGCCAGCCACGCTGCGCTGCGGTGTTTCCGGGACACAGAGTATACTGGGCTACCAGTTCTACAAAGACGGAGCAAAGGTCACCGAAGGACATTTCACCCCTTCTCAGGGTACCTACTCCATTGCCGGTGTTAATAAGGGAACCGCAGGGCCTTACTCCTGCGCATACTGGACGTTGGATGCAGGGGTGGCTGTCTTATCCAGGGAGAGCCCTGCCATTGTCCTCTACGTGATAG aCCACCTTCCTACCCCTGTTCTTTCCCTTGAGCCGCCAAGCTCCACCTACATCGCTGGCGAACCCGTCACCCTGTTCTGCGTGCACCCTAAGGCGGACAGCGTCGTGGAGTACCGTTTCTACAAGGACGGGGCAGAGGCGCCGAGGGAAGGGGGCAGCCCCTCCGACTCCACGTACAGGATCAGAAAAGCCACAGAATCAATGGAAGGGTGGTACTCTTGTCTTTACAGGAGCGAGGCGCGGGGAAGGGCAATACGATCCATGGAGAGCCCCCGGCAGTTCCTCTCAGTCACAG CTCAGcctccagccccctccatcgCTCTAAACCCAGAGTACCCTGTCTACATCACAGGGGAGCCTTTGACTTTGAGCTGTGCATCGCCTGGCCCTGCCGGAGTCACTGGGTACAGGTTTTACAAGGATGGAAGAGAAGTGACGGAGAGGTCAAGCGTCTCTCAAAGGGAGTACGTCATCTCTGGGGTCACCAATCTGACTGCAGGAATGTATAGCTGCATTTACTGGATAGCCGAGAGACAGCGGGACATTCCTGCACTCCCGAGCGCTCCAGTGACAGTGGTTGTCATAG ATCCCCTGCACCCACCAGTGTTTTCCTTGACCCCATCTAATGGGTGCGTCGAAGATGGTGACAACCTAACCTTGCCTGCTCAGCTCCACCCACTTCAAAAAAATCGTGATGTTCTTCACCAGGGATGGTGA
- the LOC115458115 gene encoding alpha-1B-glycoprotein-like isoform X1, which produces MFLQLSGSLHQRLSLTMLPSTSTLVLVSLIGCLDLAVKAPPAPPSLSFVAGYVVYMTGEPATLRCGVSGTQSILGYQFYKDGAKVTEGHFTPSQGTYSIAGVNKGTAGPYSCAYWTLDAGVAVLSRESPAIVLYVIDHLPTPVLSLEPPSSTYIAGEPVTLFCVHPKADSVVEYRFYKDGAEAPREGGSPSDSTYRIRKATESMEGWYSCLYRSEARGRAIRSMESPRQFLSVTAQPPAPSIALNPEYPVYITGEPLTLSCASPGPAGVTGYRFYKDGREVTERSSVSQREYVISGVTNLTAGMYSCIYWIAERQRDIPALPSAPVTVVVIDPLHPPVFSLTPSNGCVEDGDNLTLPAQLHPLQKNRDVLHQGW; this is translated from the exons ATGTTCCTACAATTATCAGGATCCCTGCACCAAAG GCTTTCTCTCACAATGCTGCCTTCAACATCCACCCTGGTCTTAG TGTCCTTGATTGGGTGCCTTGATCTAGCAGTGAAAG CTCCCccagctcctccctccctctccttcgttGCCGGCTATGTCGTGTACATGACGGGGGAGCCAGCCACGCTGCGCTGCGGTGTTTCCGGGACACAGAGTATACTGGGCTACCAGTTCTACAAAGACGGAGCAAAGGTCACCGAAGGACATTTCACCCCTTCTCAGGGTACCTACTCCATTGCCGGTGTTAATAAGGGAACCGCAGGGCCTTACTCCTGCGCATACTGGACGTTGGATGCAGGGGTGGCTGTCTTATCCAGGGAGAGCCCTGCCATTGTCCTCTACGTGATAG aCCACCTTCCTACCCCTGTTCTTTCCCTTGAGCCGCCAAGCTCCACCTACATCGCTGGCGAACCCGTCACCCTGTTCTGCGTGCACCCTAAGGCGGACAGCGTCGTGGAGTACCGTTTCTACAAGGACGGGGCAGAGGCGCCGAGGGAAGGGGGCAGCCCCTCCGACTCCACGTACAGGATCAGAAAAGCCACAGAATCAATGGAAGGGTGGTACTCTTGTCTTTACAGGAGCGAGGCGCGGGGAAGGGCAATACGATCCATGGAGAGCCCCCGGCAGTTCCTCTCAGTCACAG CTCAGcctccagccccctccatcgCTCTAAACCCAGAGTACCCTGTCTACATCACAGGGGAGCCTTTGACTTTGAGCTGTGCATCGCCTGGCCCTGCCGGAGTCACTGGGTACAGGTTTTACAAGGATGGAAGAGAAGTGACGGAGAGGTCAAGCGTCTCTCAAAGGGAGTACGTCATCTCTGGGGTCACCAATCTGACTGCAGGAATGTATAGCTGCATTTACTGGATAGCCGAGAGACAGCGGGACATTCCTGCACTCCCGAGCGCTCCAGTGACAGTGGTTGTCATAG ATCCCCTGCACCCACCAGTGTTTTCCTTGACCCCATCTAATGGGTGCGTCGAAGATGGTGACAACCTAACCTTGCCTGCTCAGCTCCACCCACTTCAAAAAAATCGTGATGTTCTTCACCAGGGATGGTGA